Genomic segment of Panicum virgatum strain AP13 chromosome 9N, P.virgatum_v5, whole genome shotgun sequence:
AATAAAAGTAGAATTGTACAAAGTATGTTAGAACACACATGTCTTATCTGGTTAGATGAACATGTAATCTGACAAATTTGTGCATACTTTCGCAGGGGTTGAGGGGGATCAAGCCGATTTCTTTTTGCAATGCCCAACTTCTTTTTGGCATAATCGTAATATGTCTTCCATTTTGGAATCTGAAAGTAAATTTAGGCTTAGCCTCCACACCAATCAGTAATATAAAGTGAATCCAAATATGCATTAAACCCATAAGAACCTAACATCTCGGAAAGAAAAAGAATCCACTAACAAATTTTTTGATGGCTTCCATGATCAACTGATAAGCTACACCTTCTTCAGCCTACATATAGACACAGGTTGCTCTAATATGAAGAAACATTCTAGCTATATTTTTTATCTCAGACAAATGAAGCTACCTTTTCATCAATGTGAGCCAAGTGGGTGTTATACTGGACAAAAAACATATGAAAGAATTAGATATCGATGATAAACGAGAGAGTGGATAACATCTTTGAAGGGTGGCGTACATGATGTTCCACAGGGCCAGGATTCGGATCATCGCTCTCAAACTCAGATTTCCATTCAAATCTAAACAAGGCATACTTTCCTTCATAATACGCTTCCTTCAAAGTCTCTTTATAATTCATCTAAGCAAAGAAGGAAAGAATCTAAgcaaagaaggaaagaaaagtttTTGTCATCAAGCACATAAATCTGGAATAAATGGAAACCTTCTGCTTAGCAATCCTCTTCCAAATCCCAAAATAGAAACTTTTCGGTAATACAGGCTTTTCGGTAATCTTCCCACTCCTCATACTCCCCCTGCACAATGAAAATGTTAACCAGCACACTGCACATCTCTCCTTTTGCTATGTGTCTGTATTGTTTGGCTATATACACTCATGTGTGAGTGCAGAGGCCGGAACATTTTACTCCTTTATctaaaggaaaaagtctatatcaccccctcaccTATGAGGGGTGGACTACATAATCCCCCAACCTATGAAACGGTATGtatcaccccctgaacttttcaaaacctGTCAAATTACCCTCTaaagcagttttgaaaaatcataataaatcacaaaaaaatcataaaatggaaaattcaattgtgttagactctaaatgagtagatctacacagtaaacatataatatggtatgctttagtacatttttttatagctatgaagaaaagcatagatctaaagctatagcaaaaaaaaaatatactaaatcatacaatattatatgttcactgtgtagatTTACTCATTTCAGTctaacacaattggattttctattttatgatttttctgtgatttactatgattttttaaaactGCTTTAGGGGGGTAATTTGACCGATTTTAGAAAGTTCAGGGGGTAATATAAACCGTTTCATAGGTTGGGGATTATGTATTCCACTTCCCATAGGTAaaggggtgatatagactttttccttatCTAAAAGAACTAGCACACTGCACACTCATTGCTAGTAACCTCGCCCATGTGACCATGTCATCAAAGCCAttccaaaaaatgaaaaaagtatATCCAGTGCCAACCTATCACCTATGACTAACTGGCGTGATGTTTCCTAAAATTTCCTAAAGTTCTTTCCTGAAGTATATCCAATGCCAACCTATCTAGATGTGAAGAAAAATGTTTCCCAAAGTTCTTTCTTGAAGTTCTAAATAAACATGATAATGAAACACCAACAAAAACAGATAGCACCTTAAACTACGGATTAGAATTGAACAATGAAACTTGCATACAGCTAAATGCTACCTACATTATTATAAAGCATAAGCCGCTGCCCGCTGGTAGTCTTGAAAGCGGGCATAGTTGCAGTATTGACGAGTCCTCTGCGGCCTCTCCGATATCCCCAGAGGCAGCGGTCGGTGTGCTTTGGATCTTTGTCTTCTTTTGACCGGTCCATGCGCTTGTTACCTCCATCTGCCGCCGCACCTCTCCCTCCCTAATCTTCTAAACAGGATTCCGAGACCCTAACCTGTGCCCTGCCGATGCGATTCGAGCCGACCCccctggattttttttttttgagatagaGAATACTTCCATTAAGCACTGTGTCCAGGTAAGTCACTAGACACCATTACAACAATATGTTCAGTACATCACTCAGCCAAATCAGTGGACTTTCACAATTTAAACCCATGGCTGCAAGTGTATGAGCTGCAGAATTACAAGCCCTAGGGCAAAGAGATGGAGCATACAGAAAAATCATATAACATATTAGCTCTAGTCTCTCTAAACATCGTGCCAAGGGAGGATCTATCGAAGTAGGAGCCACCTAAAACATTGACTACATTGATAGCATCAATTTCCAAAATCACACGTTGCAATCCAAGTGAAGCAGCTTGCTCCAGGGCCTTTAAGCATGCCAAGGCCTCAGCATGTTTTTTTTCTGAACGAAACTGTGGGGGAGATCCCCACAGTACAAAAAGGAGTTTTATAAATAAAGGGGCCGAAGCCAAAGTTCAGGGTGCTTCAGCATGTTGGGCATTCAGAAGAAAATTAGCAGGATCGTAGCCTGCAGCAGCCACATATCCAAGATGATCTCGAATTAAAAAACCCCAACCGCCTTTACACATTCCTGGCAAGAAGGATCCATCACAgtttattttgtaaaaaatcTTCAGGTGGTGCTTTCCATGTCTGAGAGCCTGTACGCTTGCTTGCTTAATTTTTTTGGTGATTGGCTGAATTCCAGGCGTTCATATATGATAGAAGACATCACTAACAACCTCTTGGTCACCCTTCATCCTTTCACCAGCATTAGCTTTATTACGAGCAGACCACCAACACCACAATAATAAAATAATCTTCTGTTGAATTTCATCTTGGAGTGTCCAGATTTTCTCCAGCATCTCCCTACCTGTTCTCATTTGCAGAAAACTTACCCTCACTCCTTCCAGATCAAGTAGCAACTAGCATAAACGCACTTTCTTACATTTCAGAAATAAATGTCCCATATCCTCATCAAATCTTTGGCAGATAGGGCAGAGTGTGTCCAATTTGACTCCTCTCCTTGCAATATTTTTCTTCACCTGTAATGAATTATGTGCCAATTGCTATACAAATACTTTCACTTTATTCGCGACATTCATCCTCCAAATTCTCTTCCAATCAAAACAGCTAGTTTCACCATTTGAAGTAGATGCATCGGACCCATTATGGTGATCTCTAACTCTCAAATTCCCAGCACATAGGCCGATTTAACAGAGAACATTCCTTTAGGGCTTGTTCGGTTAGACATGGATTCATTCCGGGCCAGGAATGATAGAAACAATAACAAGAGACCGGGATTCATTCCAGGTCGAAAACTAATTGCAATAAAAGATGCTTATGATAGCTACATTAAAAGACATGGAATCAATCCATGAGTCTAGAGGTGTGGAATTATTTCTTGTCTCTTGTTATACCTATTATGAATTTATTTTAttgtaattagtttttgatCCGGAATGAATCCCGGtcttttgttatatttattattatttttatcatTCCCGACATGGAATAAATCCATGTCTAACCGAACAAAGCCTTAGCATCAGGGTGCCAAGGCCCAAGCTGGAAGGTCACCAACATCTTGTGATATCGGTAATGCTAAAATGATTTTTGCATCTTCATTCTAGGATTTGTTTTGGCGATGCAGAATTGAGGCGAGGGGCGGGGACTGGGGGCATGCGGGGAGGAGTACGATAGCAAAGCAAGCTCGTCTCGTGGCTACTTTCTTTAACTTTCTCGGCCCAAATGAAGGCCCAAGTACGAGATCGATAGACAGTCTCCGTCTGTGGATGGTTGTTGGGAGACAGGGAAGTATACTCACGTACGTACCGCGGGTACATTTACTTTTCTTTCTATCTTTTATCTCACTTTTCGTGTGTAGGAAAAATGATTATTAACGCCACCAACCCAAATGAAGGGCCAACTCCCAAGTTCGAGATCGCTGTACTCTCTGTTTGGTGCAGACGGATCGGAGATAACTTCAATAGCACTGTTTAATTTGATCACCAAAAAGGCAATTACGTACAAGTGATTTAATTTTCACCTATCTTAAAATATAAACAAACTACGACTTGTTGTCCCCCAAACTATTTAATTGTCCAATTAAATCCtccaatatttttttctctttttggacCCTACATACATACACAAGGTAGAGATTTAAGTTCAAATTTTGAGAAATTGCCCCAATGCTCCTTCCTCAAAATTTCACATGGACCCTAAAGCTTATTAATTCGTTTCGGATATATATTGTTACTGGTTTTAGTTCGAACAGCCCAGCCCAAGTCCGCCGATCTAATCGAAGTTTCTGCGGCTTTTAATTTGTCTGAGTTTCGTGGTGGTCAGTTACTTTGGGATTCCTGCTGATTTGTATGGAAGTTGCACATGAGCACTTGTCTTACTTTTTTATATATACTATATGCACtttcaaataaataaattaaaccTCCAGGTTTAAATGTAATAATTAATGATGCTTCTAACCTAAGACAAAATGTCACCATCTGAATACTGTCTGAGACGTGCCGTGCTCTTATCTCCTCTTGGATGTTAATTTCTATAAAAGACTATATATACATGAATGTATGCTTGACCTTGTCCTTGACTAGTTGTTTCTACAGTAATACAGTACACCCACTTTGTACATGCTACAGGCTGCTCAATTGCATTGCAGCTAGCTGCTGCCTAGCTAGTTTTAGTTCTGGGAGGTGCATGGTTGTGGAAGAACTGTCCCGGCTTTCTTCCACCTCGCGTTCTGGCAGGTGCTCTCCGCGGCACCGTTGCCGCCCTCCATCTTGAGGTCAATGTTCTGCAGGGTGATGCCATGGCACGGGGCGTtcttgctgcagctcagcttgATGGCGTCCTTGGTGATGGTCGTCCCCCTGATGTTCCTGAAGACCACGTTGCTGACCTCCACCGCCGATCCCTGCTCTCGGCATGGCTTCGCATTGTCGCAGTAGTTCTGGTCGATGATGATCGGGTTCTTGACGCTGCCCATGATCATGTTTTGGAACGTGATGTCCCTGGCGTACCCACTTCCTCCCTGGTAGGTCTTGATGCGTGCTCCATTGCTCGTGCCGTGCAGCTGCACCGAGTCGATGGTGATGCCGGAGACTTCAGCTCTTGAGCCGTCGTCTCCTAAGCTTCCGATGCTGATCCCGTGCCCCGGTCCGCACACAACTTTGGAGACATGAAGATTGTGCGTCCCGTTCTCAATGGAGATGCAATCGTCGCCTGCAAAATCCATCAAAAACCAACAAAAAAATTAGTAAGTATAAGAACAACCGGAGCTACGGTTTCATAtgatttaatttttttctcaaatacgCAAGAGATTTACGCATTTTTGTAATTAAGTTAGAAAAAAGTAACCAAGCAAACGACGCGCTTTTGAAAGCACCGTAGGAGGTCAATAGTTTCATTTGATTTTTGGATAATTATGGATGTACTGGTGCTACTTAATTATTACCAGTCTTGATGTTGCAGTTCGTGACCTGCACATCGTTGCTCCGGGTGATGTGGATGCCGTCGGTGTTAGGGCTCGTGCCAGGAGCAGTGATGGACAAGCCTGCCACTTGTACGTTGCTGCAGTCCTCAATGGACATGTGGATTTGCTGGCTGTTGACGATCTTCAGATCCTGCACTCTCAAACTCGAGCAGTAGTGGAACGACAAAGCCGTTGGGGCCTCCTTGCACGGCTGCAAAAAGTAAAACAAAGTCAGTTAGTTTTTTGAGCTATTTAGGTCATGACAGTACTTTCCAACGAACAGCAATTTACGATCAATACAATCAGATGAATCGCAAGGCAGCAGCTAGCACACTTGCCAGAGCCTTGTTGATCTTGCACGAGTTCTTCCACCACGCCTCGCCGTTGCCGTcgatgacgccgccgccgttgacggTGAGGCCGTCGACGGCGCGGAACACGACCCAGTGCCTCCTGTCCCTGTCGCTCCAGTCGGCCCGATTCGGCGACGCCACCAGCGTGCCCTGCACCGTGAGCGTGACGCTGGCCGACTTGCACGGCCCGGGGAGCTTGACGACGTTGCTGAGCAGGTAGCGCTTGCCACCGGGGACGAGCACgacggccggcagcggcgaggcgCAGGCCGCCTTCCACGCCCTGGCCAGCGCCGGCGCGTCGTCGTGGCTCCCGTCGCCGCGGGCACCGTAGCTGTCCAGGCTGAAcacgccgctctgcgccgccgccagcgacgACCCGCCCATGGCGCCGGCAGTGCCATTGGTGGTCTCCGCGGCGGCCCCTAGAGCGCCGGACGAGAAGAGCAGCGCGAGGAACGGCGCCAAGAACACGAGCTGCAGCCTGATGGACGCCATTGCCAGAGCTAACAAGTAACCGATGGGTTACAAGTAGCCAGCAGGCAGGAGCGCTAGCTAGCTCTGACGAAGTGGCCGGACAAGCTAGTAGGTGATCGATGACAGGAGGAGGCCTTGAGCCTACGCAGCTGCACGAGTCCCTTTTCCTGCTGAGCTCGATCGATCAGCTTGTTGGTGGTGGTGTTGGATTGGATGGTGGCCATCATGGATCGTGTGACGAGTCCTATTTATACGCGCGGAGATGCAAATGACTCTGGCTCTGGCCGGCCAGGGTTGTGTTGCGTGCGAAGAATCAGAGTCGTCACATGCTTGCAGGAAGATTAGGCCCGCTTGCAGATCTGAACTTCGATCGTGTGCAGATTTCAGGTAACTAGACTAGATGCGGATGAAGAAGTCATTCATGCGTGGTGGTACACGCAATCAATGCAAGCTCGTTTCGATCAGCTAGCAGCTGTATGTAGAAAACAATAATGTGCCTGAATCGTgtgtccatgcatgcatgtttgtTTGCCATGGCAAAGATAAAGGAAAAGGTCCCAGATTTGCCTGCCTGCTTGATCGTTTAATAAAATCCCTCTTTATTTGCTTTGGCGTGGACACTCCCTCTGCGCCAGCACGCAGGAGCGTGCTGGTTCAGTTGAGGTGAAGCTGCTCTGCTGGCTGCTGGGGTGGCCCGTCCGTCCATCTAGATCTTCAGACAGCGACGAGGAGCGTATCATGTGACGATCTTGCGCGGAGACTTTTAGATGGTCACGTCAGAACTGAAGCTGCTGCTGCATGCCGCTACCTCGATCACCTCACGTACTTGCAAtcatgcggcggcggtggctccttCGGCCGCACGAAAAGCGGAGGATCAAGTCGCCGGCCGgctgttccaaaaaaaaaaaaaaaaaaagtcgccggccggccggccggtcctAACCGCCGCTCGGCTCGGAGCGAGTACCGGTAGTTGGCCCTGccggtaggggtggtaatgggccatggccctagtggcctcttcacagcccaatagggcccttaaaatttttagttcaaaaatacatatgtttagagcccggcccttttagagcccgatccttagattttctagttcaaaatgttgggccctttaccacccctacctgcCGGTCCTCTAGCTAAGTTCGTTGTTAAGGATGCAGGTAGCTAGTACTGAGTCTGGTGCTGACACGTCGCCATCGACCGAAGACGTTATTTCATTGTAAGGGTCTCAATAAGTTGTACTACGTGCATTTTATCGTTTGAAGAGGCTGAAAATAAAACTTTTGGACAGTCATTGTCAtgtgcttttttttctttcgaaaAGTCAGTGTCATGTGCTTGTGCTTAACTGCACCGGTCCGATCGTGTTAGTGTGGTCGTGTTTGTGCATGGCTCCGTGCCGTGCAACGGTGCAAGACGGCACACGAAAGACCGGCAAGCGAACCGACCGATCGAGTTCGGCAACACGTAGTACGACCCATAGCTCCATTTtgcttttcattttctttttaaaaaaagagcCAGCGAACTAGCAGTATGGATGATGGGTTGGTTCATTAATTGGTGGCTGATTAGAGCTAGCTAATCGCGTGCACGAAACTAGTTACAAATTACGCAAGCATCACAAGATGGATGGGCCAACACCGAGGCTAGCTAATTACACGCCGGCCCCTCCCCTGCATGCATGCTTAGGTGTCGCGCGTGCGTTCAGCGTCCGTACCCGCGTGTCTGGTACGGTAGCCGTGCACGTGAACGTGAACGTGATGAGCAAACAAGCTACGCCTTTAGGTAACAAATTTTCCGTTAGGGAAAGAAAGGATGCATGACGAGATCGACATATATATGATGACTGTAACCGATTGCGTCAGCCGTGCTGACTGACTGCTGACCGCTGACGTCACCTTTCGGTACACGTTCACCACTCCCTTAGTTCAAAAATACGTTATTGGCCAACCAAACATTCTTCCATTGCAACTATTAGGCCCTGATGGCCGAATGATAAAGGGAGTTTTTACAGCCAAATAATAGGTATCGCTTATGCCTGCATCCGGATCCTCCCGTTGCGGCAAGCGGCACCTCCGAAGCCTTGCATCTTCCCAACCGACTTCACCTGAAAACCTGAAACTGAATGGAGCAACATGACAGCTCTGACAGAACAAATGGCCTCGCATCGCATGTGCCCAAGCCCAAGGCGATGAAAGAACTGGGGTTCTTCCTTCGCAACCGCCAGCCGCATACTGATACTGACAGTGATATGAAAAGCATCCGAGCCTGCCATGGGTCTCTGGCCATCAAAGATCGTACGCTGTCCAAAGTGCCTGTAGCCTGAAACTGAAATCGCTTGGCTGTGCTACCCTTTTGCCCTGCCCCTTTTGGCGTCGCTAGCTTATCAAAGTTGAGTTGCCCAAACTGCCTGTTCGTAGCCAGAAAATGAAATCGGAGCTGTCACTGCCGTCGGCATGCATGGTCGTCCAACATTCACCATCGACTCCAAAGAACTGGATGGACCTGATGACCTGAACAAACACACTCATGAGAAAGCTGCAGTTGGGGGATCGATCCAGCCACATCTGTCTCCTTGCCATGCCCCAACGACGGCCAAGCTGAGCAAGCAACGCAACAAGATCGAGCAGCCGCTTCAGCTCAAAGTCTCCGGCCGCGGCGACCTTGCTCGATCGATCAGACTCCAAGCTGCTACTGACTCGACGCCCTGCCCATCGTACTCGTCCTTGCCCATCGCGTCCTGTGCTGCTGGCGCCTCTCCTTGCTCGGCGATGGAGGCGGTCAGCAACGAGATAAACCTATACGCTTCGTGTCGGAACTCTTCCCTGCGCAAGCAAAGGCGCCGGCAGCTGTGCTAGCCGGTGCCGCGGTGGACAaggacgcgccgccgcggcgaggaggcccTCGGCACTTGCTGCGCGCGTCCGGAGCGGCAAATCCTAGCCGCTCAGCCGGAGGAGCTGCGTTCCGCGCGCCAGGAACATCGCGTCCTCTCACTACTCCCGGCGCTCCTCCGCATCCGGCGGACGGCGGAGGGAAGCCGGGAAGGGCGAGTGTCCGCGCGGACGGGGAGGTGGACGGCATTTCGTTTACCGAcccagggtggacggtatttcatttaccgtccaccctgggCCACATGGACCGTCGGATCGAGAACGTGCGGCGGGATCCGATCCCGCGAGGCAAGCGGCAGCGTCGAGTGGGCCGGTGTGCGTCTAAATCAGCTCGGCCCAGTCTTGCCGAGGCCCAAAAACTGAGGCCAGTCACAGTCATTCAtctcgccgcagccgcagccgcagccgcagcagggAGCTCCGTCTTCGCGGCCAGCGCGCGCCcgcccggcggcgcggtgccGGTGGTGAGACGGTCGTCCAAGCGCAGCAACATAGAGGTGAGGTGCTTCAGTGATGGATGGGAAGAAGGGCATGGATTCCACCCGACCACGAGAGGCGGCGTCAATTCAGGCTCGAGGCCACGACGGCGAGCAGTCGACCTCGCCACGGGCACCGAACTGTCGTTTTCTTTTCTGAGTGATGATAGCAACCCGAAACGCTTGTCACTGCAGATCGTCTGCGCCTGCCTGCTCCTCCGCGTCCCGAACGAGGAACACGCCGGAAAAGAACACCACGACCTGCAGGAACGGGGACGCGCTCCAGATCAGCACGGACACAGCATGTACGCGACCCACACGCTCTTGAGACGAAGGCCGGCTCGCATCATCATGTTCTTAGTGCGGCACGTCGAGATGCGCGGGTCCGGGGGTGGCGTGCCGGCGGCCGGGACATCGATGGAAACGTGTTCCGACGGCGGCGTAGGAGCCTGGGATGTCAATGGCgatgtgcggcggcggcacgggatcAGAAGCTGCGGGGCCGCACGAAGGCACGAGACATGGAGTCGTCTGCTCGGCAGGCTGCGCGTCCGGAAGGTGGTCGACCTGATAGCGATTTGAGTCGGAGGCGCTGCGTTCTGCGCGTCAGGAcgacggcggacggcggcgtgaAGGACAGTGCCCGCGGGGACGGAAACCGGAGAGGACGGTGTTTGGCTTACCGACctggtggacggtatttcatttaccgtccacccctggggccAGAAACACCGTCGGATCGGCAGGATCCAACCCCGCGGGAGGCGAGCGGCGCGTCGCGTGGGCCGGCGTGCGGCTACATCAGCTCGGCCCAGTCTACTCCCGAGGCCCAGAAAGCTCCGAGGCCACGCGGCGGCGGTTGTCCAGGCCCGCTTTTGCTCCGGTAGCTACTGTAGCGGTGGGCTCCGTGGACTGGGGACATCGGACGGCAGAGGGAGCGGTGATGCTCGGGCCTGCCGTGGACTGAGGGGGGCCTGGACGCGAGAGCATCAGCATCCCGTGGACTGAGAGGCCTGGACGCCGCCCGTGGAGGAGCGTCCGAGGAGCGGTGATGCTCGGGCCTAGGCGCGTGAGACATGCGAGACAGCACAGCTCAGGAACAGACGGCACGAAGCTCAGGCCGTGCAGAAAGGGAAAATCAAGTTACCCAAGAGAGAGGAGCAGTTAGTGAGGTGCCAACATACAGGTGTTGCAAGAGTGCTTCTGATCGAGCTCTTGCGTTTTTCATacacaaaacaaaacaacagGTTCAGCATCCACTCAACTGTTAGCTTGGAACAATGGTCCAAACAGCACGCCGTCAACCCTGTATTGGTTAACTGGTTCATGTAACATTCCTGTATATTCAATTAATAAGAGTAACAGCAGTCGACATTTCGAGATATCAAGCCTGAAACTAATGCATGGATGATGTGGTTAGTCAAAATGGAAAATTATAAA
This window contains:
- the LOC120691700 gene encoding polygalacturonase-like codes for the protein MASIRLQLVFLAPFLALLFSSGALGAAAETTNGTAGAMGGSSLAAAQSGVFSLDSYGARGDGSHDDAPALARAWKAACASPLPAVVLVPGGKRYLLSNVVKLPGPCKSASVTLTVQGTLVASPNRADWSDRDRRHWVVFRAVDGLTVNGGGVIDGNGEAWWKNSCKINKALPCKEAPTALSFHYCSSLRVQDLKIVNSQQIHMSIEDCSNVQVAGLSITAPGTSPNTDGIHITRSNDVQVTNCNIKTGDDCISIENGTHNLHVSKVVCGPGHGISIGSLGDDGSRAEVSGITIDSVQLHGTSNGARIKTYQGGSGYARDITFQNMIMGSVKNPIIIDQNYCDNAKPCREQGSAVEVSNVVFRNIRGTTITKDAIKLSCSKNAPCHGITLQNIDLKMEGGNGAAESTCQNARWKKAGTVLPQPCTSQN